Proteins from one Rosa chinensis cultivar Old Blush chromosome 7, RchiOBHm-V2, whole genome shotgun sequence genomic window:
- the LOC112176319 gene encoding folate synthesis bifunctional protein, mitochondrial, whose protein sequence is MHIFKQLLPDISRLNGAKKYFQASCFAFIHSSPNSPVEVHSQDQEVVIALGSNVGDRLHNFNEALQLMKKSGVQITRHGCLYETAPAYVTDQPNFLNSAVRAVTKLGPHELLGALKKIEKDMGRTQGIRYGPRPIDLDILFYGKLRVRSEILTIPHERIWERPFVIAPLLDLLGSAIDSDVVACWHSFSMHSGGLFESWEKLGGDSLIGKEGLKRVLPIGNGLWDWSMKTSVMGILNLTPDSFSDGGKFESVEAAVSQVRLMISEGADMIDIGAQSTRPMASRISVEQELDRLIPVLEAVVRMPEVEGKLISVDTFYSEVASEAVSKGAHIVNDVSAGQLDSNMLNVVAGLRVPYIAMHMRGDPSTMQNSENLQYDDVCKQVASELLLRVRDAEVLGIPAWRIIIDPGIGFSKNTEQNLDILMGLPHIQEEIGRKSLALSHAPIMIGSSRKKFLGEICNRKAAIERDPATVASVTAGVLGGANIVRVHNVRDNLDAVKLCDAMLRRKRSFPQ, encoded by the exons ATGCATATATTCAAGCAGCTTCTGCCCGACATAAGTCGATTAAATGGTGCCAAAAAGTATTTTCAAG CATCATGTTTTGCCTTTATACATTCAAGCCCAAACTCCCCAGTAGAAGTCCATTCTCAAGATCAGGAAGTAGTGATTGCTTTGGGAAGCAATGTGGGTGACAGACTACATAATTTCAATGAAGCCTTGCAGTTAATGAAAAAATCAGGCGTGCAAATAACAAGACATGGCTGTTTGTATGAGACAGCACCAGCCTACGTAACTGATCAGCCTAACTTTTTAAACTCTGCAGTTAGAGCGGTTACAAAACTTGGGCCTCATGAGCTCTTAGGAGCActgaagaaaattgaaaaggacATGGGTCGTACCCAAGGTATAAGGTATGGTCCCAGGCCTATTGACTTGGATATATTGTTTTACGGGAAGTTAAGAGTCAGATCTGAGATTCTTACAATCCCTCATGAAAGAATTTGGGAAAGACCATTTGTAATAGCCCCATTATTGGATTTGCTGGGATCAGCTATTGATAGTGATGTAGTTGCTTGTTGGCATTCTTTCTCCATGCATTCTGGTGGGCTTTTTGAGTCTTGGGAGAAGTTGGGCGGTGATTCCCTCATTGGAAAAGAAGGTCTCAAGAGGGTTTTGCCCATTGGAAATGGCTTGTGGGACTGGTCAATGAAAACCTCAGTCATGGGAATCCTTAATCTGACTCCAGATAGTTTTAGTGATGGAGGAAAATTTGAGTCTGTGGAGGCAGCGGTTTCTCAGGTTCGATTGATGATTTCAGAAGGGGCAGATATGATTGATATTGGTGCACAGTCAACGCGGCCAATGGCTTCTAGAATTTCAGTTGAACAAGAATTGGATAGACTAATCCCAGTCCTAGAAGCAGTTGTTCGGATGCCTGAAGTAGAGGGCAAGCTTATATCTGTGGATACATTTTATTCAGAAGTTGCTTCTGAAGCAGTTAGTAAAGGGGCTCATATTGTAAATGATGTATCTGCTGGTCAGTTGGACTCTAACATGCTTAATGTTGTTGCAGGCCTTAGGGTACCTTACATTGCAATGCACATGAGGGGGGATCCTTCTACAATGCAGAACAGTGAAAACCTTCAATATGATGATGTTTGTAAGCAGGTTGCCTCCGAGCTATTATTGAGGGTGAGAGATGCAGAAGTATTAGGTATCCCAGCTTGGAGGATAATCATTGACCCtggaattggattttcaaagaatacTGAACAGAATCTGGATATCTTAATGGGGTTACCACATATTCAAGAGGAAATTGGGAGGAAAAGTTTGGCATTATCTCATGCACCCATAATGATTGGGTCTTCGAGAAAGAAATTCTTAGGTGAAATATGTAATCGCAAGGCTGCGATTGAGAGGGATCCTGCTACTGTTGCTTCTGTCACTGCTGGAGTTTTGGGCGGAGCAAATATTGTAAGAGTGCACAATGTGAGGGATAATCTAGATGCTGTGAAGCTATGTGATGCTATGCTGAGACGGAAGAGATCTTTTCCTCAATAA